The Desulfonatronospira thiodismutans ASO3-1 DNA segment TCAACCGGATTTATCTTTTTGCTGCGGGGGATATAATCGGTTGGAATATATTTGCCGGCACAGCCCGGCCATGCTGAAGCGTCCCGGATCCAGGGATTAAGCCCAAGAAGGACCCTGTAGGTATGTTCATCCATAGCATATCAATAACCCTGAAAACTCAGGCTGTCAATGCAAATAAAGCCTGCTCATTTGCAATAACGATGAAAATAAACCTCACCCCATGGGAAAATTCTCCACCAGGTCCCAGATACCGCAGGGGCAGCATTTGCCGCAGAAACCGCATCCGATGCATTTTTCCGGATCCGCTGCCCGCTGAAATTTTCCCTGGGGCAGATCAGTCCGCTCAATGGCCCCGGTGGGACAGACCGCATCACAAAGCCCGCAATCCATGCACGATCCACATGACGAGCACTGCTCTGCACAGCCGTTCAGGCCTTCAAACTGTGTAATTCTTGGGTCATAGTATTCCTGGGTCATGCGGGAATAATCGATGCGCTCCGAACTCTCGCTGTATTCCACATCAAATCTTTCCAGCCATGACTTGCCCTGGTCCGGGCGTTTGCCCGTTAGCAGGGCATCAATGGTTTGAGCAGCCTTGCGCCCGGCCCCGATGGCATCGGTTAAAAGGCCGGGCTTTACAATATCGCCGATGGCAAATACCTGCGGGTCAGAGGTGCGGTTTTCCTCGTCAACCAGTACAAACCCCTGCCTGGTGCTTATGGATTCCGGCAGGAACTCAAGGTCCGGCATATCCCCTATGGAAATGACCACAGTATCTGCCGGTATGACTTCCCCGGAGGTCAAAACCACCCCTTGCGCAGTCACCTCTTTGGTGAAGCAGGGATACCTGAACTTGGCCCCTGCGTGTTCGGCCTCCCGGCGCTCCTTGCCGAAAGAAGCCGGCTCCTGGATGTCTATCAGGGTAATTTCCCGGGCTCCCAGCCGGTGGGCCTCGGTGGCCACGTCGCATCCGACATTGCCCGCACCGATTATCACCAGTCTCTCCCCTACTTCCTGGGTCCCCTGCCTGGCATTTTTAAGAAAGGTCAAAGCCGGGATAATTCTGTCGGAACCCGGAATGGGGATGGTCCTGGGTGTTCTGGCCCCCACCGCCACAACTACGTAATCAAAATCGGATTTAAGCTGTTCAAATTCGCTTCTGGTGAGCTTTTGCTGCAGATGCACATGCGCCAGGACCTTGCGCACCCTCTCCAGCTCTGCATCCAGGATTTCTGCTGGAATGCGGTTTTCCGGAATGGCGGTGGACATTTTGCCCCCCAGGACCTTTTCCAGATCGAATATCACTGCATCGTGGCCCTTGAGGCGCAATTGCCAGGCAACGGATATGCCTGCAGCCCCTCCGCCGATTACGGCCACCCTGGAACCGCTCAGATCAGGCAGATCCGGCACCCTGGACCTGGTGCCCTCCCTGCCCAGGCAGGTGATATCCACCGGCTGCAGATTGCTTGTGGTCTTGGTGCAGCCCTGCATGCACAGGTTGGGGCACAGATACCCGCAGATTGACGCCGGAAAAGGAGTAAAGGCCAGGGCTACGTCTACGGCCTCGTCCACCTTGCCCTCCCGGATGAGCCTCCAGCGCTCCTGAACGGGCATGCCTGTGGGACAGGCCCACTGACAGGGGGCCATGTACTTTCTGTGTTCCCATACAGGAACGTAGCGGCGCAGGTCCCCGGTGGTAATAAGAGGAATCTGGCTGCGGTCCAGATCTGTCAGGTCTCCAATGAGACCTCCCCTGCCCAGCTCTTCATCCCAGATCTGAGCACGGAACTGTGCCATGGAACGCCTCCTGGCACCGACCTTTTCCATGGGAGTCCGGGCCACCAGGCACTGCCAGTCCTGACGCACACAAAGCTTGTCATACAGGCTTTCCCTGTTGATTTTTTGCAGAAAAATGCGCAGACTCGCGGCAAACCACTCCCACATTTCATCAGAAATGGGCTCCAGCCTGGCATCGGCCTGGCTGTAGCCCTCAACGGGACCTCTAAAGAATATCTTGCCCCCGACCATCCCTACGCAGGGACGATACCCCAGGACACTGGCCGGGTCCTGAGGATTATGCCCGCAGATGACGGCCACTCCCCCGGCCATGAACTCGGCAAAATAGTCCCCGGCGGAACCCAGCACCCAGAGCTCCGGGGGCTCAAACCTGGGGTTGAACTTGGTCATGGTCATGCCCCTGGAACCGATATTGCCGGCAACAAACACCCGGCCCTGGGCCATGGCATTGCAGGTCCCGTTGGTGGCGTGACCGTGCACCACGATATCCGCCCCGGCATTCAGCCAACCGATATCATCCGAGGCCGGCCCCATTATCTGGATTTCCGTACCCGAAAAACCCATGGAACCAGCCCGCTGACCGGATGACCCGGTAATCAATACCCTGGTATTTTCACCGCCGGGTTTGAATATCCTGCCCCCGAGACCATGCTGGCCAAAGGCCTCAATTTCTATGGTTGACGCCCCCTGCCTGACTGCCTCCTGGATTCTCTCCTCCAGCACCCGCGAAGACACCCTGCCGGAATCATCCCGGCCCTTGAGCCTTATGGTTTCCGCTTCCTGCATCTTTTTCTCCTGACAATTACACTGCATACTTGATGGCCAGCCTGTCCGCCACCGCCCAGTCCGCAATACCCAGGGCGTCGGACATGCCTATGGGCAGAGAGGTGGAGCGGCCCAGGGGTGCCAGTATCTTTTTAATCTCGGTATCAAAGCCCACGTAAACATCCACCACCCGCTCAGCCACCTTTTCCGGGTCCAGGCGGCGATACAGCCTTGGATCCTGTGAGGTGATGCCCTTGGGACACCGGCCGATATTGCAGATGTTGCAGCGATCCCCCTCGGTTCCCAGACATCCTGCCCCGGCCTGCATAATGTACTTGCCTATCTGCACCGCGCTTGCACCCAGCATAATCAGTGCTGCGGCATTGGCGGCCAGGTTGCCGTTTTTACCGGCCCCACCCCCGGCTATCAGGGGCAGTTCGTTCTGCTGGCCCAGTTTGACCAGATTCAGGTAACAGTCCCGCAGGTTGGAGGCTATGGGATGGCCCATGTGATCCATGGAAACATTGTAGGCCGCGCCTGTACCTCCGTCTTCCCCGTCAATGGCCAGTCCTGAGGCATAAGGATTGCGGGTGAGATTATTCAGCACCGCCAGGGAAGTGCTGGATGCCGAAATCTTGGGATAAACCGGAACCCTGAATCCCCAGGCCATGCTCATGGACTGGATCATCTTGGCCACGGCTTCCTCGATGGAATACTTGGTCTGGTGCGTGGGGGGACTGGGCAGGCTCACCCCCGGAGGTACGCCGCGAATGGCGGCTATGAGTTTGTTGACCTTGTGCCACTGCAAAAGGCCTCCGTCCCCGGGCTTGGCTCCCTGGCCGTACTTGATCTCAACGGCGCAGGGGTCCTCCTTCATTTCCGGCAGGGCATGGATTATCTCGTCCCATCCAAAATAGCCGCTGGCGATCTGCAGGATTACGTATTTGAGAAACCTGGAGCGAAGAAGCCTTGGGGGACATCCCCCCTCCCCGGTACAGATGCGCACGGGCATGCCCAGTTCTTCATTGAGGTAGGCCACCCCCATCTGCAGGCCTTCCCACATATTGGGAGACAGGGCTCCGAAACTCATGCTGCCTATCATCAAAGGATGAATTTCCCGCACCGGAGGGGTCCAGCCGTTTTCCTTCCAGCTTGCAAGGGCTTTGGCCGGGGGCAGCACCCTGCCTATCAGGGTACGCAGCTCAAATTCATGACGGCCGGCATCCAGGGCCGGGTCTGTGAGCATGGATATGCGCATGAATTTCATCTGATCCAGGACACTGTCCCCGTGATTGCGCCGGCCGCCCCTGGTCCTGGGCTGCCCTCCACGGTCCCGGTGAAACCTGAGCATATCCGTGGACTCGGACTTTATGGCCGAAATGGAATTGTTGGGGCAGACCAGGTTGCACATGGAGCATCCGATGCAGGCATATCCCGGATCAGTCCTCTGCCGGATACCGTGGTAGACTCCGAAGTTGGAAGCGGGCTTTTCCTGACCTCCCACAAAGGGCACCACTATATTTCTTTTGCGAAAAGTCCCCAGTTCAATGGCATTGACCGGACATACCGCGGTACAGCGCCCGCAAAGGGTGCAGGTATGCACGTCCCAGTGTATCTGCCATGGAAGATCGCGCTGGCTTAATGTTGAAGGGGTAATGGCTGCGTCTGCCGGCATATCCTGACCTCCTTGCATTCAGGGGAGACTATGGCTGTATCTAAGTGCATGGGTTGAAAATCCAGGGACTTGTCCCGGTCCGGTATTACTGCGTCCAGGCCGCAGGCCTCTGATGAAAAGGCATAAAGCCCGGGCCTGCCGCCCACTATGCCCGGGCGGAGCTTCTTGCGGTCCTGAACCATAAACATGGTTTTATCCGGCAGGCATCCGATGACACAGTTGGGGCCGTCGATAATCAGACGTCTGCAGGCCTGCTTTAACCTCTGCAGAAACTCCCGGTCCGGATGAGCTTCCAGGTCGCTGCCCTGCAGGGGCGTAATGACGTGCTTGTAGGCTTCGATACCCAGGCCCATTTCCTTCAGGGTAAAGTGCAGGATATGGGTAAAGACCTCGGAATCCGACTGGTAACCCTCGTAGCCCACAACACCCTGGGTGCTAAGGTATTCTTTAATGGGTACAAATGCGGTGTTCTCGCCGTTGGTCATACTGGAAACGCCCTGGATAAAAAACGGGTGACAGGCATACAGGTTGATGCCGTAATTGGTGTTCTGCCTGCCCTGGGCCAGAATCTGACGGGCACAGAGCTCTTCCCGGTCCAGGCCCAGGTACTGACCGGTCTCCAGAGGATCACCCACTTCCTTGATGGTAATGACATCCGGCCAGAAGCTGAAGACCACCATGTCCTCCTTTTCCTGGCCCATATGCCTGAGATTCAGACGGGTCTCGGTCAATTTACGTTCTTGTAAAACAGGCTCCAGGCTTTTAAATTCTTCCGGCGGATCAAAGACCTGTATGAGATATATCTCGCGTCTGGGAGTACCCGGGGGAGGATTGCCTGTGGTGTCCAGGGTGAGCTGAAACCGGGGAATAAACCCCAGTTCTGCCATGTATTCCTCCATGCGTTTAAAGCCGTTGCGGGTAAAAATCCCGGACAGAATAGGCAGTCCTTTATACCTGCTGAAAGGGCCTTCTAAGGAACTGAGAAAAAGCCCTACTCCTGAACCGTCGTGGCCCTCCTTCATCATGTCCAGGGCCTCAATGGCCTTCATGGGCGAAACACAGGAGGTGCTGGTAAGGGAAAACAAGCGGCACATTTTAATTTACTCTCGGGTTGAAGGTAACAGGAACAGTTGCAGCAACTGCTTCCCGGCCTGACCAGGCCGTATACAGTCAGCCATGCGCACCGGCAAAGAGCCTTTAACGGATGCCGATCCCCGGAGGCCGGGTCTCAGACATGTTTTGGGCGGGAAACACCTTGCTGGCAGGCCTACAGAAAAGTAGACATCTTTAAAAATAATTTGTCAAGATTGTAATAGAAACTCTGGCCAAAATTTATTACCACCTCAGGCATGCTTTCAAGGCATCAGCATAATACCTGGGCCACAATCTGAGCCGTGACCATGCCTGCCTGAAATGTAACCATTACCTTGAACTGTCCTGGACAGACTGCATTTTCCGCGCAGGGATGTGAAAAAAGCCTGGATACCGTTCCTGGCTGTTTCAAATACATATCCACTGTTTTAGCCTTCAGGACCGGACAACCCTTCACGATAAATTTACTTTTTTGCAAAAAAAACAAAACAGCACAGCCTGAAATTCTTATCTCCTGATATAAGTGCTAATGAAAATTATTCTTGACAACGACCAGGCCGTAGTCAAATATATCCTGAGATTATCACCCTCATTACTTCTTTTTTTGTTTGACTAAAGTTATGGCTGCCTGATTAATGTATTCAGACGGCCAGACAGAACAAAACTAAAAAACAAGGGAGGCAGCTATGTGCATATGATTACCGGCTTTCGGGGAAGCTTTCCGGAGCGACCTGCGAAAGCCTGAAAAACAGGGAAGTATAGGCCTTGACCATTTTAAAACTTTCTGGAGGACAAAATGGACGCAAAAGATGCAAAAACATACCTGACCAGCCTGTGCCTGGCCGCCCTGCTCACAGGCGGAGGATTTGCCGCTCCGGGACCTGCATTCGGCATGGGACAGAGCGGATGCTCCACCAACGGAGCCGCAACAGACACCAACAATGGTGACGACAACGACGACGACATTGATGATGAACCCGATGGAAACGGGGCCTGAGAAGGAAACGGCAGCTGATAAGGCTGTCCTGGACGCAGGTCGCGTCCTTTATCTAGTTTTCATCCGGAAACGGTTCTTGTTCCTTTTGGCGGCGTCAATCTGCACAATTATTCGTCAACGTATTAAGATACGCCTCCTCATAATTGCTTGATTTCCTTGCCAAAAGAAAAAACTCCTCGTTTCCGGAAAGAAAACCATCAGTTTCAGCATCCGGAAATAAAGAATTTCCGGATGGAAACTATCTAACTTCCTGCGCCGGCAGGTTGTCGGCGCAGGTATTGAACTTTGCCTGAAAAAACTGTAACTGTTCGCCACAATACTGATTCATACTCCAGCCAATAATCTTCTATCCCCTGAGCACGAGCTGTCATGCAACCAAATGAAACAAATCTGGAAAATATATTCCCGGCATGTAAAAGTCTTGTCACCCGGCAGGCCTGGTCCGCTCTGGTCGCCAGAATGGACACGAAGCCTGGCCCGGAAAAATTCCCGGCAATGATTTCATCCCTGTCTCACAAACTGGAGCTTCCAGAATACCTGGCGGAACTGGCTGAGCTGGAAACAGCCCTATACAGCTGCCTTCAGCTTGCGGACCAGGTACCTTCCAGTGTCCACCAGAAAATGATCAACCCCTCCCTGAAAATGCTGGAACTGCATTGGAAAGGACTGGACAAGGCCCTGGAGAGGGCCGGTGATCCAAAGATCCAGCCTGCCTCACAGCCGGAGCTTATGCTTGTCTGGTTCGATCCGGCCAGCGGCTGCTCCAGAGCTCAACCAGCAGACCACCGGACTCTGACAGCACTGAAGATAGTCAGTGAAGATCAGCCCATGGGCAGCACCGCCCTGGAGTATAAAGTCAATCTGGCAGAACTGCACCGGGCAGTGGACCAGTCCGCATCCAGAGGCCTGATCCTGGCACCGCGCACCCGGCTTGGCAGGGACCCGGCAATATTTCAGCCCCATGACAAATCTTTCGAACGCTTTATGCACCCCAGGGTGTTTACCCTGCAATGGCACATAACCCAGGTCTGCGATCTGAACTGCAAGCACTGCTACGACCGCTCCTCCCGCAGCCCCATGTCCCTGGAAAGCGCATATTATGTCCTGGATGAACTGGAGAAATTCTGCACCCACAACAATGTCCGGGCCAAAGTCACCTTTACCGGAGGCAACCCCCTGCTTTATCCACATTTTGACCAGCTTTACCTGGAAACAGTCAGACGGGGCTTTCCGGTGAATATCCTGGGCAATCCAGCATCCAGGCAGCGACTGGAACAACTTCTGGAGATTCAGACTCCGTCCATGTACCAGGTAAGCCTGGAAGGTCTGCGGGAACACAACGATTTCGTCCGCCAGCCCGGATACTTTGACCGGATCATGGAATTTCTGCCCCTTCTCCGGGAACTGGGCATCTCCTCCCAGGTCATGCTGACCCTGACCAGGGACAATATGGACCAGGTTCTGCCCCTGGGCGAGCACCTGCGGGATATGACCGACCTTTTCACCTTCAACAGGCTTTCCGCCGTGGGCGAGGGCGCTTCCCTCTTGATGCCCTCTTACGCCGGATACGAATCCTTTTTGCATGAATACATTCGGGCAACCCGGGATAATCCAGTACTGGGCCTCAAGGACAACCTCATCAACAGCATCAGGGATGAAAACGGGCACAAGCCCTTTGGCGGCTGCACAGGGTTCGGCTGCGGTGCAGGCTTTAATTTCGCCACCCTGCTGTCTGATGGCGAACTGCATGCCTGCCGAAAATTTCCATCACCTCTCGGAAATATCTTTCAAAACGGGCTTATACAATCCTATGAGTCTGAGGCCGGCCGGAAATACAGGGCCGGCAGCGAGGCCTGCAGAGACTGCAGGCTGCTGCCTGCCTGCGGCGGATGCCAGGCGGTCATTTACAGCCTGGGACTGGACCCGCACAAGGACCGCGATCCCTACTGCTTCTACTCCAACGCCCCGGCCGCATAGAAAGTCCTGGGCGGCTGCCGGAATCTCTGCTTTTTTCTACAGCCTCAAATGTTTAGCTCTCAGCTGTTTTCACTAAAGATTAATGCTGTTCCGTCCGATATATTTTTTTGAATACCACCATTATTTCTGGAGCAGCACATGGCCTTAAGCAATCTGGCTCAAATACTGTCTTTATCCCCCAACGTGCAGATGGACATGCTCATGAGCGCCTACTTCCGCGATTCGCAGGTAGGTGCCAACCTGCGCCGCATGATGATCGGCGAGCAGCCGATACAGCCTCTGACCAGCCCCTTTGACCAGGCCATCACCGGCAGGCTGCGCTCAGACAGCGCCGCCATCCGCCAGCATTCACGCAATGTACAGGAGGCCGCCCAGATCATGGGCATCGCCTCGGAAGCGGTGGACAGTATAAGGGATACTTTGAAACAAATGCAGGATCTGGCGCAAAAGATAGACGAGGGTGATCTGGAATACAGGCAGGAGGTTGCAGATGATTACAATGAAATGCGGGAAAAAATTGAAAGCATAATCAGTCATACCCAGTACAACACCATGCACCTGCTGGACAGCGAAAAATGGGGAGGCAGCAGTCTGATAGACGAAGACGGCAAGGTGCAGATAAAATCTTTGCTGGGCCGTGACGGGCTTACTACTATCAAATTTTATCCCCTGGATGATAGAGACTGGAAGGGACTGGAGGGAACTGATCTGGAGACTGAAGCCGACAGAGAGGGCCAACTGGATCTATTATCCGAACTTATCGGGGACGTGACCACCATCGAGGATATCTACAGCGGACGAAAATCCAGCCTGGAGTTTCAGGCTTCCCGCCTGGAGTCTCAGGCGGACATAATGGACGAGGCTGTGGAGGCCAGGAAGCAGACCCCTGAGATGTCCCTGGAGGAAATACTGGTAAACCTGCTGCTCAGGTATTCAGGGAGAATATTTGACCAGATGACCTGAAGTTTTCCGGGGAAAAAGCCCCAGGCCCCTTCCCCGGACAGAATCTATCTGAATTCTCCGTGGACATCCTTGGAGTATTCGCTGAAGGCCCTTTCAATCTTTGCCTGGCCTTCTTCCGAGCTGAAAGCCTGCCTGGCCTCGTCGGGCAGGTCTTCCCATTCATACTTGTATTTTCCCACCAGCTTGCGCACCCATTCGGGCAGGGCGTCCCATTTTTCCTGGAGAGTTGCGGGCTCTTTCATGCCATAATCCTCCCTTGATTAAAAAGAAATAAGCACCTTAAAGAATTGAAGCACAGTCATCCACACAGGAACATCTTTGTTACTTTACAAACATTTATACTGTCAATCCGGAGCTGCCGGCCTGACGGCTTTAAAAATTATCACCATACTTTTTCAGGGCCTCTTCCAGTTGAGCCCGGTCAGGATATTCACCCTGAAAACACAGCCTGTCATTGATAAAAATTACAGGCAAGCCTTTCTTGCCCTGGTTCTGCAGGATTCCGGCCAGTTCAGGCCTGGATCTGAACTGTTGCAGGTGCATATTCAGGGCGTAAACCATGCAGCTGACATTGAAATCATTCTGCAGCTCCAGCAGGGCGTCCTGCAGCCTTTGAGTCTTTCTATCCCCTGCCGGACTGCCCGGTGTACATGCACAGGCCATATACGGCAGATATATTTCCAGTTTATCCAATGCCACAACCTCTCACCCCGGCTCAACCAGGCCAGATGGAACAGCCCTTGATGTCATAAAACCTGCTTTTGAGCCACTCATTATAACTAAGGACTTCGCCTTCCTCCACGGGAGTATTTAAAAACTGCGAGACAAGCACAGGGTCCTTTATCAGACTGGCCCTGGTTTCTTTGCCCAGCAGTATGTCCCTGGCCTCATTTATCAGGGCGGAAAGCCTCTGAGCCTCGGGATCCCCAGGATTTTTATCAGGATGATACATGCTCATTAAACGGTAATAACTGTAGCGTATTTCACTGCCAGCAGCCCACACCTCTACCCCGAGAATCCTTGCTGCGGTTTCCAGCAGATTGCTGTTTCCATGCATAATAGTGATGGCTATCAACACATTTTGAAAAGGTCAAACTTAGAAAAAATTCCAACATAAAACACCTCACCATTCAAATCCCCGATTAAGGCAGGCTTAACCATGTCAGAGGGTCCTCGGTGGTAACTAATACCATAAGGCCAGGGGACTGTCCCCCTGGCCGTTACCTGCCCCCTGCA contains these protein-coding regions:
- a CDS encoding FAD-dependent oxidoreductase gives rise to the protein MQEAETIRLKGRDDSGRVSSRVLEERIQEAVRQGASTIEIEAFGQHGLGGRIFKPGGENTRVLITGSSGQRAGSMGFSGTEIQIMGPASDDIGWLNAGADIVVHGHATNGTCNAMAQGRVFVAGNIGSRGMTMTKFNPRFEPPELWVLGSAGDYFAEFMAGGVAVICGHNPQDPASVLGYRPCVGMVGGKIFFRGPVEGYSQADARLEPISDEMWEWFAASLRIFLQKINRESLYDKLCVRQDWQCLVARTPMEKVGARRRSMAQFRAQIWDEELGRGGLIGDLTDLDRSQIPLITTGDLRRYVPVWEHRKYMAPCQWACPTGMPVQERWRLIREGKVDEAVDVALAFTPFPASICGYLCPNLCMQGCTKTTSNLQPVDITCLGREGTRSRVPDLPDLSGSRVAVIGGGAAGISVAWQLRLKGHDAVIFDLEKVLGGKMSTAIPENRIPAEILDAELERVRKVLAHVHLQQKLTRSEFEQLKSDFDYVVVAVGARTPRTIPIPGSDRIIPALTFLKNARQGTQEVGERLVIIGAGNVGCDVATEAHRLGAREITLIDIQEPASFGKERREAEHAGAKFRYPCFTKEVTAQGVVLTSGEVIPADTVVISIGDMPDLEFLPESISTRQGFVLVDEENRTSDPQVFAIGDIVKPGLLTDAIGAGRKAAQTIDALLTGKRPDQGKSWLERFDVEYSESSERIDYSRMTQEYYDPRITQFEGLNGCAEQCSSCGSCMDCGLCDAVCPTGAIERTDLPQGKFQRAADPEKCIGCGFCGKCCPCGIWDLVENFPMG
- a CDS encoding glutamate synthase-related protein is translated as MPADAAITPSTLSQRDLPWQIHWDVHTCTLCGRCTAVCPVNAIELGTFRKRNIVVPFVGGQEKPASNFGVYHGIRQRTDPGYACIGCSMCNLVCPNNSISAIKSESTDMLRFHRDRGGQPRTRGGRRNHGDSVLDQMKFMRISMLTDPALDAGRHEFELRTLIGRVLPPAKALASWKENGWTPPVREIHPLMIGSMSFGALSPNMWEGLQMGVAYLNEELGMPVRICTGEGGCPPRLLRSRFLKYVILQIASGYFGWDEIIHALPEMKEDPCAVEIKYGQGAKPGDGGLLQWHKVNKLIAAIRGVPPGVSLPSPPTHQTKYSIEEAVAKMIQSMSMAWGFRVPVYPKISASSTSLAVLNNLTRNPYASGLAIDGEDGGTGAAYNVSMDHMGHPIASNLRDCYLNLVKLGQQNELPLIAGGGAGKNGNLAANAAALIMLGASAVQIGKYIMQAGAGCLGTEGDRCNICNIGRCPKGITSQDPRLYRRLDPEKVAERVVDVYVGFDTEIKKILAPLGRSTSLPIGMSDALGIADWAVADRLAIKYAV
- the sbtA gene encoding SbtA family thio(seleno)oxazole RiPP natural product precursor; amino-acid sequence: MDAKDAKTYLTSLCLAALLTGGGFAAPGPAFGMGQSGCSTNGAATDTNNGDDNDDDIDDEPDGNGA
- the sbtM gene encoding thio(seleno)oxazole modification radical SAM maturase SbtM; its protein translation is MQPNETNLENIFPACKSLVTRQAWSALVARMDTKPGPEKFPAMISSLSHKLELPEYLAELAELETALYSCLQLADQVPSSVHQKMINPSLKMLELHWKGLDKALERAGDPKIQPASQPELMLVWFDPASGCSRAQPADHRTLTALKIVSEDQPMGSTALEYKVNLAELHRAVDQSASRGLILAPRTRLGRDPAIFQPHDKSFERFMHPRVFTLQWHITQVCDLNCKHCYDRSSRSPMSLESAYYVLDELEKFCTHNNVRAKVTFTGGNPLLYPHFDQLYLETVRRGFPVNILGNPASRQRLEQLLEIQTPSMYQVSLEGLREHNDFVRQPGYFDRIMEFLPLLRELGISSQVMLTLTRDNMDQVLPLGEHLRDMTDLFTFNRLSAVGEGASLLMPSYAGYESFLHEYIRATRDNPVLGLKDNLINSIRDENGHKPFGGCTGFGCGAGFNFATLLSDGELHACRKFPSPLGNIFQNGLIQSYESEAGRKYRAGSEACRDCRLLPACGGCQAVIYSLGLDPHKDRDPYCFYSNAPAA
- a CDS encoding flagellin domain protein, with the protein product MALSNLAQILSLSPNVQMDMLMSAYFRDSQVGANLRRMMIGEQPIQPLTSPFDQAITGRLRSDSAAIRQHSRNVQEAAQIMGIASEAVDSIRDTLKQMQDLAQKIDEGDLEYRQEVADDYNEMREKIESIISHTQYNTMHLLDSEKWGGSSLIDEDGKVQIKSLLGRDGLTTIKFYPLDDRDWKGLEGTDLETEADREGQLDLLSELIGDVTTIEDIYSGRKSSLEFQASRLESQADIMDEAVEARKQTPEMSLEEILVNLLLRYSGRIFDQMT
- a CDS encoding arsenic metallochaperone ArsD family protein, with translation MALDKLEIYLPYMACACTPGSPAGDRKTQRLQDALLELQNDFNVSCMVYALNMHLQQFRSRPELAGILQNQGKKGLPVIFINDRLCFQGEYPDRAQLEEALKKYGDNF
- a CDS encoding J domain-containing protein, with protein sequence MHGNSNLLETAARILGVEVWAAGSEIRYSYYRLMSMYHPDKNPGDPEAQRLSALINEARDILLGKETRASLIKDPVLVSQFLNTPVEEGEVLSYNEWLKSRFYDIKGCSIWPG